One genomic window of Marinobacter adhaerens HP15 includes the following:
- a CDS encoding LPS-assembly protein LptD produces the protein MLLAAVFGLGVTDGQAQTPPSAAEIDWRPRAELPAEARASLPLFCEGGYLPSGRANGVGNAFAVGSDSEQPLEASGLNARYEIDRTLFLEGDVRIRQGGFQVTGSEARYSQQEGAVSVQGPLVSRGEGFLLTGENANYDVDSGRLDINTATFLLHGPEMRGRAGSLSRISEEQVVIADGLLTTCGPSQNDWAIVASDIRLDRAQGFGTAKHVRLEVLDVPVFYWPWASFPIDDRRKSGFLYPQFGSSSAGSGGFLAVPYYFNLAPHYDATLTPQYIHGRGLFNEVEGRYLSSLGETTLQLGYIGNDSAFQEENPGESGERWALDATTRAAFGRGWRGYGDFSVVSDEDYLSDLNRSLEINQATHLQRKGGVTYRSDKQYFDAYLNDYQTISDRIADVDKPYAQLPEVIYAGQTGAGIVEANLESQYTVFYRDNEALTGLDRANGQRFRARPELALPMRALWGFSRPSVSVDYTRYNLDDYVLGDGSFDRTVPVVEWDNGLYFDRQSRLFDVPYNQTLEPRLYYAWADADPDQNDIPDFDTDLQTFRFEQLFRPDRFTGGDRVGDANQLTVALTSRFNDLLTGAERARFSIGQVQYFEDREVTLFGEGAGTRSRSPLAGEVVLNPLDTLEIRSSGLWDPDTGDTEEGRSQLTFHSTDYRYLASVGHTYSRGELEQSDIAAVFPVSDRVSLIGRWVYDSDLDRTVGSLAGLEYNNCCWSVQVVHQNYLTDDRELDSRILFQIQLKGLGGSDGASSSISEAIYGFDERERRRFGTP, from the coding sequence GTGTTGCTGGCCGCGGTTTTTGGGTTGGGCGTTACGGATGGGCAAGCCCAGACACCGCCGTCTGCGGCGGAAATAGATTGGCGGCCCAGAGCAGAGTTGCCAGCCGAGGCCCGGGCCTCGTTGCCCCTTTTCTGCGAAGGGGGGTATCTGCCTTCCGGTCGCGCCAATGGTGTTGGCAATGCGTTTGCCGTTGGCAGCGATTCCGAGCAACCGCTGGAAGCCAGCGGCTTGAACGCCCGCTATGAGATAGACCGGACACTGTTTCTTGAGGGTGATGTCCGCATTCGCCAGGGCGGCTTTCAGGTAACCGGTTCAGAGGCCCGCTACAGCCAGCAGGAGGGTGCAGTATCGGTGCAGGGGCCGCTGGTCAGTCGCGGCGAGGGTTTCCTTCTCACCGGTGAGAACGCGAACTACGACGTCGATAGCGGACGCCTGGACATCAACACTGCGACATTCCTGCTGCATGGTCCGGAAATGCGCGGTCGTGCAGGCAGCCTGTCGCGCATCAGCGAGGAACAGGTCGTCATTGCAGATGGTTTGCTGACCACCTGTGGCCCCAGCCAGAATGACTGGGCCATCGTTGCCTCGGATATCAGGCTGGATCGGGCGCAAGGATTCGGTACCGCCAAACACGTTCGATTGGAAGTCCTGGATGTGCCGGTGTTCTATTGGCCGTGGGCAAGCTTTCCTATTGATGACCGCCGCAAGTCCGGTTTCCTTTACCCGCAGTTCGGCTCTTCCAGTGCCGGCAGCGGTGGCTTTCTTGCCGTGCCCTACTACTTCAATCTGGCACCCCATTACGACGCGACGCTGACGCCCCAGTACATTCATGGCCGGGGCCTGTTCAACGAAGTCGAGGGCCGGTATCTCAGCTCTCTCGGGGAAACTACTCTGCAGCTCGGGTACATCGGCAACGATTCGGCGTTTCAGGAGGAAAACCCCGGTGAATCCGGTGAGCGCTGGGCCCTGGATGCCACAACCCGGGCTGCCTTTGGCCGTGGCTGGCGGGGCTACGGAGATTTTTCTGTGGTGAGCGATGAGGACTATCTCAGTGATCTGAACCGCAGCCTGGAGATTAACCAGGCCACTCACTTGCAAAGAAAGGGCGGGGTTACCTACCGAAGCGACAAGCAGTATTTCGATGCCTACCTCAACGATTACCAGACCATCAGTGATCGCATTGCCGATGTGGACAAGCCCTATGCCCAGTTGCCGGAAGTGATCTACGCAGGCCAGACCGGCGCAGGGATCGTGGAGGCGAACCTGGAAAGCCAGTACACGGTGTTTTACCGGGACAACGAAGCACTGACCGGTCTGGATCGGGCCAACGGGCAGCGTTTCCGGGCGCGGCCGGAACTGGCGTTGCCCATGCGGGCGTTGTGGGGGTTCAGTCGGCCGTCGGTAAGCGTGGATTACACCCGCTACAACCTGGACGACTACGTGCTGGGGGATGGCAGTTTCGATCGCACCGTGCCGGTTGTCGAGTGGGATAACGGGTTGTATTTCGACCGACAGAGCCGCCTGTTTGATGTGCCCTACAACCAGACTCTGGAGCCCCGGCTCTATTACGCCTGGGCCGATGCCGATCCGGATCAGAACGACATCCCGGATTTTGACACCGACCTCCAGACCTTCCGTTTTGAACAGCTGTTTCGACCGGACCGGTTCACCGGCGGTGACCGGGTAGGCGATGCCAACCAGTTGACCGTTGCCCTGACCAGCCGTTTCAATGACCTCCTCACCGGTGCGGAGCGTGCCCGATTCAGTATTGGACAGGTACAGTATTTCGAGGATCGCGAAGTGACGTTGTTCGGCGAGGGTGCCGGTACCCGGAGCCGTTCACCGCTGGCGGGCGAAGTCGTGCTGAACCCACTCGATACCCTGGAAATCCGCTCCTCCGGATTGTGGGATCCTGATACCGGGGATACCGAGGAAGGCCGCAGCCAGTTAACCTTTCACTCTACTGACTACCGGTACCTGGCCAGTGTGGGGCACACTTACAGCCGGGGCGAACTGGAACAGTCGGATATCGCGGCGGTTTTCCCGGTCTCGGACCGTGTTAGTCTGATCGGCCGCTGGGTCTACGACTCCGACCTTGATCGAACCGTCGGATCCCTGGCCGGGCTGGAATACAATAACTGCTGCTGGAGTGTTCAGGTGGTTCACCAGAACTATCTGACTGATGACCGGGAGCTCGATAGCCGCATACTGTTCCAGATCCAGCTAAAGGGCCTGGGCGGCAGCGATGGTGCCTCATCGAGTATTTCCGAGGCCATTTATGGTTTTGATGAAAGGGAGCGTCGTCGTTTTGGAACTCCCTGA